From the Oleiphilus messinensis genome, one window contains:
- a CDS encoding serine/threonine-protein kinase has product MTNFPEIPGYKIEKVIGQGGMATVYLAIQEKFERHVALKVLLDNLARDESYAKRFEREARTVARLSHQYIVPIYDVGCVGKLHYMAMEYLPGGDLKQKIEKGLSLIDSLRIMKRVAQGIHYAGTKNLVHRDIKPENILFREDDSPVISDFGISRQVDSATNMTVTGTLVGTPHYMSPEQAEGEEIDHRSDLYSLGVILYELLTGDVPFTGNSAITIGIKHITQKPPQLPPQFRGFQRMLDKALAKRPQDRYQNGLEFVQALEMLEMSLSDAGSQTVVMQPVSSGQIKRTTQRTGQRSALRTGGARSRVAPPPSTMDRLTDFLLDNSKAFVFGGLGLILCVILAIWFSREPSPYVPDKAVVQSGIDLNKLVENANAALQEKRLYAPPENNAHYFIETLATLSPNNSKTRELSAALFTVYLAEIETALAQQELAKATQYLNQALKLGLYLPDQESKQKLAQVQNKVNALRQKQLIEAEEQGESGRLLEKGNAALSKGVLIPPVQDNAYSYFLQVLESEPENEQARAGIRAVAEALLAKALQAEQQGQSDKARTAVVSATKMLDFEADDHPLKKKLMDSSARMGVSQAEQEPSTVDMAAKLNAEKKQQQAEQIKNWLTSATEALAASQLVDPPEGNAAYFYWRVLEVEPENKIAQAGLDKVVGQLVELGNAALQKKDDGSATRYLEQARNIGANPIAIVQLTEALESAERDRQINSLVKKAENALNNGRLTKPESDNALNYYLETLRLQPENSAALAGIQAIKDKYALFVKGSLSRNDFTQAQAYVDSMQELLSRWADEQKGSNADALFKSLQNEVSDTAGGVATQAESYRQTIGRKIEGLVSVVNRLEKRPANASNNAQLRDSYLKILKVDPQHGGALSGLKAVSDYEAEQAREDMRNRQFTKALQHIAIIASTHDQYDALTALRSELADTEEKHKQSITFINAARKEIARGFQKPSLFGSYDDERKRLRKAYDYVEQAVGVDPEQPAIQSALQLLENEYVSTVSRMMASGDERDAARIVLDTQPYRWSPERLMELADELQRRAGKSGDNILSNLKSAFGL; this is encoded by the coding sequence GTGACAAACTTCCCAGAAATTCCAGGTTATAAAATCGAGAAAGTAATAGGTCAGGGTGGGATGGCGACCGTTTACCTGGCGATACAAGAGAAGTTTGAGCGCCATGTAGCGCTGAAAGTATTATTGGATAATCTGGCCAGAGACGAAAGTTATGCCAAGCGCTTTGAACGGGAAGCGCGTACAGTTGCCCGTTTGTCACACCAGTACATTGTCCCGATTTATGATGTTGGCTGTGTTGGAAAATTGCACTACATGGCCATGGAATACTTGCCCGGTGGTGACTTAAAGCAGAAAATCGAGAAAGGCCTGTCACTGATCGATTCATTACGGATCATGAAGCGGGTTGCCCAGGGGATTCATTATGCGGGCACCAAAAATCTGGTTCACCGCGATATTAAACCGGAAAATATCCTGTTCCGCGAGGACGACAGCCCGGTAATCTCTGATTTCGGCATTTCCCGCCAGGTTGATTCTGCCACAAACATGACCGTTACCGGCACACTGGTGGGGACGCCTCACTACATGAGCCCCGAGCAGGCAGAAGGTGAGGAGATTGACCACCGGTCGGATCTATACAGTCTGGGGGTCATACTTTACGAACTCCTCACCGGTGATGTCCCTTTTACCGGCAATTCCGCGATTACCATCGGCATTAAGCACATCACCCAAAAACCGCCCCAGTTACCGCCTCAGTTCAGAGGCTTCCAGCGTATGCTTGATAAAGCCCTGGCAAAACGCCCACAGGATCGTTATCAAAACGGCCTCGAGTTTGTGCAGGCGTTGGAAATGCTGGAAATGAGCTTGTCCGATGCCGGTTCTCAGACCGTGGTCATGCAGCCGGTAAGTTCTGGGCAAATTAAGCGCACGACACAGCGAACCGGTCAGCGATCTGCACTTCGCACCGGTGGTGCTCGCAGTCGGGTAGCGCCCCCACCCAGCACCATGGATCGCCTGACGGATTTTCTGTTGGATAACAGCAAGGCTTTTGTCTTTGGTGGTCTGGGGCTGATTCTCTGTGTGATCCTCGCGATCTGGTTTTCCCGTGAACCCTCGCCTTACGTCCCGGACAAAGCGGTGGTGCAAAGTGGCATTGATCTCAACAAGCTGGTGGAGAATGCCAATGCTGCATTGCAGGAGAAGCGTTTGTATGCGCCGCCCGAGAACAATGCGCACTATTTTATTGAGACGTTGGCAACCCTGAGCCCGAACAACAGTAAGACCCGGGAATTGTCAGCAGCCCTTTTCACCGTGTATCTGGCAGAGATAGAAACGGCTCTGGCGCAACAGGAACTGGCTAAAGCCACACAATACCTGAATCAGGCCTTGAAGCTGGGCTTATATCTGCCGGATCAAGAATCAAAACAAAAGTTGGCACAAGTACAAAACAAAGTAAATGCATTGCGCCAAAAACAGCTGATTGAAGCGGAAGAACAAGGGGAGAGTGGTCGATTACTGGAAAAGGGTAACGCCGCGTTGTCTAAAGGCGTGTTGATCCCCCCTGTCCAGGATAACGCCTATAGCTATTTTCTACAGGTGCTTGAAAGTGAGCCGGAGAACGAGCAGGCTAGAGCGGGAATTCGTGCAGTAGCTGAAGCCTTGCTTGCCAAAGCGTTGCAGGCTGAGCAACAGGGGCAATCAGATAAAGCCCGTACGGCAGTTGTTTCGGCAACTAAAATGCTGGATTTTGAGGCGGATGATCACCCATTAAAAAAGAAGTTAATGGATTCCTCCGCAAGAATGGGCGTGTCGCAAGCGGAGCAAGAACCCAGCACAGTTGATATGGCGGCGAAGTTGAATGCTGAAAAAAAGCAACAACAGGCCGAACAAATCAAAAACTGGCTGACGTCGGCCACTGAAGCGCTTGCTGCAAGCCAATTGGTTGATCCTCCTGAAGGTAACGCCGCGTATTTTTATTGGCGGGTGTTGGAAGTGGAGCCCGAAAATAAAATCGCGCAAGCGGGTCTGGACAAGGTTGTAGGGCAATTGGTTGAACTGGGTAATGCTGCGTTGCAAAAAAAGGATGACGGTTCGGCAACGCGTTATCTGGAGCAGGCTCGTAATATTGGAGCGAACCCTATTGCGATTGTGCAATTGACAGAAGCGTTAGAGAGCGCCGAGCGTGACCGACAAATCAACAGTTTGGTAAAAAAAGCCGAAAATGCATTAAATAATGGTCGATTGACCAAGCCTGAATCCGATAACGCGCTCAACTATTACCTTGAAACCTTACGATTGCAACCTGAAAACAGCGCGGCATTGGCGGGAATTCAGGCGATAAAAGATAAATATGCCCTGTTTGTAAAAGGGTCATTGAGTCGAAACGATTTCACTCAGGCGCAGGCGTATGTTGACAGCATGCAGGAGCTATTGTCTCGCTGGGCTGATGAACAAAAGGGCAGTAATGCAGACGCGCTCTTCAAATCGCTCCAGAATGAGGTCTCCGATACTGCAGGAGGTGTTGCGACCCAAGCCGAGTCATATCGGCAGACAATCGGTAGGAAAATCGAAGGCTTGGTCAGTGTCGTAAACCGGCTGGAGAAGCGCCCTGCTAATGCGTCGAATAACGCGCAACTCAGGGATTCCTATTTAAAAATTCTCAAGGTTGACCCGCAACACGGTGGAGCGTTGAGTGGTTTGAAAGCGGTGAGTGACTATGAAGCGGAGCAGGCACGGGAAGATATGCGAAACCGGCAATTTACTAAAGCTTTGCAACATATCGCGATTATTGCCAGCACACACGATCAATATGATGCCCTGACTGCACTCCGGTCCGAGTTGGCTGATACTGAGGAAAAGCACAAGCAATCGATTACCTTTATCAATGCTGCGCGCAAGGAAATAGCAAGAGGATTCCAGAAGCCAAGTTTGTTTGGCAGCTACGATGACGAGCGTAAGCGACTGCGCAAAGCATATGATTATGTCGAACAGGCAGTCGGGGTCGACCCAGAACAACCTGCCATCCAGTCAGCATTGCAGCTTCTGGAAAATGAGTATGTATCCACTGTGAGTCGAATGATGGCATCTGGAGATGAACGGGATGCAGCTCGTATCGTATTGGATACCCAGCCGTATCGCTGGTCTCCTGAGCGTTTGATGGAGCTCGCGGATGAGTTGCAACGCCGGGCGGGCAAGTCCGGTGATAATATCTTGTCGAATTTAAAGAGCGCTTTTGGACTCTAA
- a CDS encoding DUF2914 domain-containing protein, with the protein MAKLVIKINNLNGLPDDLDYSKYEEDQILWGRIVGVALFGLVLLIALLAGIWNALTSEQEVVAGELASTVHPAQDSQLAQNSLQVNTVPGKAGFDSIASQPVVISQVDNKPNVEHKSNVVHKSNVENRPDAGHKTKSAEVLPQSGASNPFASGGARSLPELNQQPPAAGLPASQSNGLNAPGNPVKTLMPQIVDAQLTHTLNAEKMPEQALGRVIPMGSEGIIRVYLYTDMKGLQGETLIHKWYRDDKLMATVRIPVGGERYKASSSKFIDQYMLGDWRVIVVDEPQKIRYAEARFSVLPQG; encoded by the coding sequence ATGGCAAAACTCGTTATCAAAATAAATAACCTCAACGGCTTGCCTGACGATTTAGACTACTCCAAATATGAAGAGGATCAAATATTATGGGGTAGAATTGTGGGGGTTGCACTATTCGGTCTGGTTCTGCTGATTGCGCTATTGGCAGGAATCTGGAATGCCTTGACAAGTGAGCAGGAGGTTGTGGCTGGTGAACTGGCCAGTACAGTTCACCCGGCACAAGATAGTCAACTCGCACAGAATAGCCTGCAGGTCAATACTGTGCCTGGCAAAGCGGGATTTGACTCAATAGCCTCCCAACCCGTCGTAATTTCTCAGGTAGACAACAAACCGAATGTTGAACACAAATCTAACGTTGTGCACAAATCTAACGTAGAGAATAGGCCAGACGCAGGACACAAAACGAAATCGGCAGAAGTGTTGCCGCAATCAGGCGCTTCTAACCCGTTTGCGTCAGGCGGTGCGCGTAGCCTTCCTGAGTTGAATCAACAGCCACCTGCAGCGGGGCTTCCTGCTTCGCAATCCAATGGGCTTAACGCTCCAGGCAATCCGGTTAAAACACTTATGCCCCAAATTGTCGATGCGCAATTGACTCATACCCTGAATGCGGAAAAAATGCCGGAGCAGGCATTAGGACGCGTCATTCCCATGGGCAGTGAAGGCATTATACGGGTCTACCTCTATACCGATATGAAAGGCCTTCAAGGTGAAACGCTCATTCATAAGTGGTATCGGGACGACAAGCTGATGGCGACTGTTCGCATTCCTGTCGGTGGCGAGCGGTACAAAGCATCGTCAAGCAAATTCATCGATCAATACATGCTGGGAGACTGGCGCGTCATTGTGGTTGATGAGCCGCAAAAAATCCGTTATGCCGAGGCACGATTTTCAGTTTTACCCCAAGGTTGA
- the tagF gene encoding type VI secretion system-associated protein TagF has product MTGLFGKLPGHGDFVQYNVAPDFVSVWDSWLQQALLASQEELQSQWLELYLVGPIWRFALSPGIVDHENAWAGIMLPSVDSVGRYYPLTLVAQLPENTTLSVFMSLASAWFTEIENVAVEALEQGWKAEEIAYKLATPSVEVIEAGMATDVCQDKDYQTVIHIDNPESRVLRAAPGMSDFLLRRLGEPYCLWWSTGSQEVSPVLLTTNKLPRPVSYTAMLTGKWSNWYWREFN; this is encoded by the coding sequence ATGACTGGACTCTTTGGCAAACTTCCTGGTCACGGTGATTTCGTACAGTACAATGTTGCCCCTGACTTTGTTTCAGTTTGGGACAGCTGGCTTCAGCAAGCGTTATTGGCAAGCCAGGAAGAGTTACAAAGCCAGTGGCTGGAACTCTATCTGGTTGGTCCCATCTGGCGCTTTGCACTGTCACCCGGCATTGTTGACCACGAGAACGCCTGGGCAGGTATTATGCTGCCCAGTGTTGACAGCGTGGGACGCTACTACCCACTAACGCTGGTTGCGCAATTGCCGGAAAACACAACGCTCTCTGTGTTCATGAGCCTCGCCAGTGCCTGGTTCACTGAAATCGAGAATGTTGCTGTTGAAGCTTTGGAGCAAGGCTGGAAAGCGGAAGAAATTGCCTACAAGCTCGCCACCCCCTCGGTGGAAGTCATTGAAGCCGGGATGGCTACGGACGTTTGTCAGGACAAAGACTATCAAACCGTAATCCATATTGATAATCCTGAAAGCCGTGTACTGCGCGCTGCCCCTGGAATGAGTGATTTTCTGCTACGGCGCTTGGGCGAACCCTATTGTCTATGGTGGTCTACCGGCAGCCAGGAAGTATCCCCAGTATTGCTGACCACAAATAAACTTCCCCGTCCGGTAAGCTATACTGCAATGTTGACTGGAAAATGGAGTAATTGGTATTGGCGGGAGTTTAATTAG
- a CDS encoding PP2C family protein-serine/threonine phosphatase gives MGETSLSWRSVAVTNVGKVRQCNEDSVLDKPEGGLWVVADGMGGHEAGDVASQTIVHRLGELSPRAYISDYVDQVEDTLLKINQELIEYSQSNLNGLTVGSTVVCMLARANLGVVLWVGDSRLYRIRGDSLVQLTKDHSEVQRLVDEGVISQEQAEKSAFRNVLTRAMGAHEQVEIDINAFDIRKGDRFIICSDGLYNEVPETDLVALCSNKKIDKASEKLTDACLKTPARDNFSFIVIESY, from the coding sequence ATGGGTGAAACCTCACTTTCATGGAGATCCGTAGCCGTCACAAATGTAGGCAAGGTCCGACAATGCAACGAAGATTCGGTGCTGGACAAACCCGAGGGTGGCTTGTGGGTCGTCGCTGATGGTATGGGTGGCCATGAGGCAGGTGATGTTGCCAGTCAAACAATTGTGCACCGCTTGGGAGAGCTCTCACCCAGAGCCTACATTTCGGATTATGTTGACCAGGTTGAAGACACGCTATTAAAAATCAACCAGGAACTAATCGAATACAGCCAGTCCAACCTCAATGGTCTGACAGTCGGTTCTACTGTGGTCTGTATGTTAGCCCGAGCCAATCTGGGGGTTGTCCTCTGGGTCGGCGATTCTCGTCTGTACCGAATCCGTGGCGATTCACTCGTCCAACTCACGAAAGATCACAGTGAAGTGCAACGTTTGGTCGATGAAGGTGTAATTAGTCAGGAACAAGCAGAAAAGAGCGCATTCCGGAACGTACTAACCCGAGCCATGGGTGCCCATGAACAAGTTGAGATTGATATCAATGCTTTTGATATTCGCAAGGGCGATCGCTTTATCATCTGTTCCGACGGACTCTACAACGAAGTCCCCGAAACAGACTTGGTGGCACTCTGCAGTAACAAGAAAATAGATAAAGCCTCTGAAAAATTAACGGATGCTTGCCTCAAAACTCCGGCAAGAGATAATTTTTCGTTTATAGTTATAGAATCATATTAA
- a CDS encoding ankyrin repeat domain-containing protein, which translates to MNQSKLLAVGVMVGAIALTGCESTPTQTQNVSPILQQASADAPTLMMQAASNGDIEQIKKLIESGHGVNVETPQGTALSWALNQNRIGAAQYLLSIGADPNLGVKKGGESLLMKMAEKGETQLVKWLLAAGSDVNYLDTNGDSALSRAAYEGHLTTVKALLKVGANVNTAPRGESLLMHIVNNNDLLIAQVLINAGADVNYIDDAGRSALQIAREKGFGDLEMLLMQSGATS; encoded by the coding sequence ATGAACCAAAGCAAATTATTAGCGGTTGGCGTTATGGTCGGAGCCATAGCATTGACCGGGTGTGAATCCACGCCAACTCAGACCCAGAACGTCTCTCCAATACTGCAACAGGCCAGCGCCGACGCACCGACACTCATGATGCAGGCGGCATCGAATGGCGACATCGAACAAATTAAAAAACTGATTGAATCTGGCCATGGAGTCAATGTTGAAACACCGCAGGGCACAGCGTTGTCCTGGGCCTTGAATCAGAATCGTATCGGTGCGGCGCAATATTTACTGAGTATCGGTGCTGATCCCAATCTTGGTGTTAAAAAAGGCGGCGAGTCTCTGCTGATGAAGATGGCCGAGAAAGGCGAAACCCAATTGGTGAAGTGGTTGCTGGCCGCAGGATCGGATGTTAACTATCTGGACACGAACGGTGACTCTGCATTATCGCGCGCAGCATATGAAGGCCACCTTACGACCGTAAAGGCACTGCTCAAAGTGGGAGCGAATGTCAACACAGCCCCCCGTGGTGAGTCGCTTTTAATGCATATTGTAAACAATAATGATCTGTTGATTGCCCAGGTATTGATCAATGCCGGTGCAGACGTAAATTATATCGATGACGCTGGGCGTTCCGCCCTACAAATTGCCCGGGAGAAAGGGTTCGGGGATCTGGAAATGTTGCTGATGCAATCCGGTGCGACCTCCTGA
- a CDS encoding serine/threonine protein kinase, with protein sequence MEFPSIPGYTIEKMIGQGGMASVYLATQESFGRHVALKVMAQHLVQDESFAKRFLREAKMVARLSHQSIVPVFDVGAIGNYHYIAMEHLSGGDLKQKMRAGLSLFDSIDITKAIAAGLHYAGSKGLVHRDIKPENILFREDGSPVISDFGIARNMDSKTNMTMTGAVIGTPHYMSPEQAEGLEVDPRCDLYSLGIIVYEMLTGHVPFTGDSAVAIGIKHITEDPELLPQDVAGFQRFIDQALAKSPDDRFQSGEEFIRALEDIEFNLSDAGGSTVVMSATDVRKSSKGTTSAARRSRQTGRSRTSAARSVVYRRSRDEAKKREKRIRFLLGGSAALVFGVAVALWQADVFVPGPDIPELPERPVDPALERKYKALLTQADQAILEKRYFKPVNENAQYYLTTLLALSPQNAEGRKAISRLFSVYLEESKAALAVSNLEGAFEYLNQASQISFYINDQALLANYTEHHKNLVSLRQKALISKEKEKVIADLLVQAKAAFDDGALTAPSERNAYDLYQQVLLEDPDNQVAQAGIVQIAERFLAMAKDKVSEKEFGLAKVFVAAAVHVKSDLPAITEVQALVETKEEEEARRVLEAENDKVAEREQARLAREAELKRQREQINGWLSQAKAATEAGRFTKPADNSAIYYYEKVLAQEPANIAALQGKEKVGLSILQNANELIQRGKYEDAERLIVEAREVVSSNIEVSRTIRLLEEARGQAKLNAWLAAAEKAIRSNRLSSPEKNNALFYYDQVLAIDPNNIEAQRGRENVGMRYIELSKNAIDKKQFKEASRFLDVARNITRSEVEIATTERMLSDARVKYELDGLLSKGEQALSRGRLSRPEGDNALAYFTEALSIAPNNARAQKGLSAIADKYRVFINSAVKRNEFKKAQEYMESLKLVQADSPDIITLQSEIADKKAKYDNEQARLAKIRAEQQAREKALEEKRLAEARKKQAEQIAKLMSEAGSLEATGRNDSRNRRLAEIYATVLKSGANAKASSGLNNTSQYEADKARAALRSRNLNEAEKHISAIAKYHSNFADLDSLQRELAQAKSKGAQISQLLTEAQKLIDLRYETPGAFANNAEPRSRLSNAYRTIDEARRMDARNPQVDLTLKRLEEKYTVIISMLMREDKFDDAQSFINDTRGYNWSGDRAVDNLSQQLVILKEEAAKRSVPKALGGF encoded by the coding sequence TTGGAATTTCCATCGATACCCGGGTACACCATCGAAAAAATGATTGGCCAAGGCGGTATGGCCAGTGTTTACCTTGCCACGCAGGAGTCCTTCGGTCGTCACGTTGCCTTGAAGGTAATGGCTCAGCATCTGGTTCAGGACGAGTCCTTTGCCAAGCGCTTCCTGCGCGAAGCGAAAATGGTGGCGCGCCTCTCACATCAAAGCATTGTGCCGGTGTTCGATGTTGGCGCGATTGGCAATTATCACTATATTGCCATGGAGCATCTCTCAGGGGGCGACCTCAAACAGAAGATGCGGGCCGGCCTGTCTCTTTTTGATTCCATAGATATTACCAAAGCGATTGCTGCAGGCTTGCACTATGCCGGGTCGAAAGGTCTGGTACACCGGGATATCAAACCGGAAAATATTCTGTTCCGGGAAGATGGCAGTCCGGTCATTTCGGATTTTGGGATCGCACGCAACATGGATTCCAAAACCAATATGACCATGACTGGCGCGGTAATCGGCACCCCTCATTATATGAGCCCGGAACAGGCTGAAGGGTTGGAGGTTGATCCCCGCTGTGACCTGTATAGTCTTGGCATCATTGTGTATGAAATGCTGACCGGTCATGTTCCGTTTACCGGAGACTCGGCCGTCGCGATTGGCATCAAACACATTACCGAAGATCCGGAACTGTTGCCTCAAGATGTTGCGGGTTTTCAGCGTTTTATCGATCAGGCTTTGGCGAAATCCCCTGATGATCGTTTCCAGTCCGGAGAAGAGTTTATTCGGGCACTGGAAGATATTGAGTTTAATCTGTCGGATGCTGGTGGCAGTACAGTTGTCATGTCGGCCACCGATGTTCGTAAAAGTTCCAAAGGTACGACCTCGGCTGCGCGTCGTAGCCGCCAGACCGGGCGTTCACGCACCTCTGCGGCACGCAGTGTTGTGTATCGACGCTCAAGGGATGAAGCCAAAAAACGGGAAAAACGAATTCGCTTTTTGCTGGGCGGAAGTGCTGCGCTGGTTTTCGGTGTCGCTGTCGCGCTCTGGCAGGCGGATGTATTTGTCCCTGGACCTGATATCCCCGAGTTACCTGAACGACCTGTCGATCCTGCACTTGAGCGAAAGTACAAAGCATTGCTCACCCAGGCGGATCAAGCCATTCTTGAAAAGCGTTATTTTAAACCTGTTAATGAAAATGCCCAGTATTACCTGACAACACTGCTGGCATTGTCACCTCAAAATGCGGAAGGTCGCAAAGCCATTTCGCGATTGTTCTCGGTGTACCTCGAAGAGTCCAAAGCCGCGCTCGCAGTTTCAAATCTGGAAGGTGCGTTTGAATATCTGAATCAGGCTTCCCAGATCTCGTTTTATATCAACGATCAAGCGTTGCTTGCGAACTACACAGAGCACCATAAAAATCTGGTCAGCCTCAGACAAAAGGCACTGATTTCCAAGGAGAAAGAAAAGGTTATTGCGGACTTGCTGGTGCAGGCAAAAGCCGCATTTGATGATGGTGCTTTGACTGCGCCAAGCGAGCGAAATGCTTACGATTTATACCAGCAAGTGCTGCTTGAAGACCCCGATAACCAAGTGGCCCAGGCGGGGATTGTGCAAATCGCTGAACGTTTCCTTGCGATGGCGAAAGATAAGGTCAGCGAAAAAGAGTTTGGTTTGGCCAAGGTTTTTGTTGCGGCAGCGGTGCATGTCAAAAGTGACCTGCCAGCAATCACGGAAGTACAGGCACTCGTTGAAACGAAAGAAGAAGAGGAAGCTCGCCGCGTACTGGAGGCGGAGAACGACAAAGTTGCCGAGCGTGAGCAGGCCCGTTTGGCACGGGAAGCTGAATTGAAGCGACAGCGTGAGCAGATCAACGGTTGGTTGAGTCAGGCAAAAGCGGCCACTGAAGCAGGGCGTTTTACCAAGCCCGCAGATAACAGCGCGATTTACTATTACGAAAAAGTTTTGGCCCAAGAACCTGCCAATATCGCGGCATTGCAAGGTAAGGAAAAAGTAGGTCTGAGTATTTTGCAAAATGCCAATGAACTGATTCAGCGGGGTAAGTATGAGGATGCGGAGCGCTTGATTGTCGAGGCTCGGGAAGTCGTCTCCTCGAATATCGAGGTCAGTCGCACTATTCGATTGCTTGAAGAGGCCAGAGGGCAGGCGAAATTAAATGCCTGGCTCGCTGCTGCGGAAAAAGCAATTCGCAGTAACCGTCTGAGTTCGCCGGAAAAAAACAATGCGCTGTTTTATTATGATCAGGTGTTGGCTATAGACCCCAATAATATCGAAGCACAGCGGGGTCGTGAAAACGTTGGGATGCGTTATATCGAGCTCAGTAAAAACGCGATCGACAAAAAGCAGTTCAAAGAAGCCTCCCGATTCCTGGATGTCGCGAGAAATATTACCCGCTCAGAAGTTGAGATCGCGACAACCGAGCGCATGCTGAGTGATGCGCGCGTCAAGTATGAGCTGGATGGGTTGTTGTCCAAAGGTGAGCAAGCACTTTCCCGTGGCCGACTCTCACGCCCTGAGGGGGATAACGCGTTAGCCTATTTCACCGAAGCACTTAGTATTGCGCCTAATAACGCAAGGGCACAGAAAGGTCTTTCAGCCATTGCAGACAAGTATCGGGTATTCATTAATAGTGCCGTAAAACGCAATGAGTTCAAGAAAGCTCAGGAATATATGGAGTCGCTCAAGCTCGTGCAGGCGGACAGTCCTGATATTATTACATTGCAATCGGAAATTGCCGATAAAAAAGCAAAATACGATAACGAACAGGCTCGCCTGGCGAAGATTAGAGCGGAACAACAAGCGAGAGAGAAAGCCCTGGAAGAAAAACGTCTGGCAGAGGCTCGCAAGAAACAGGCTGAACAGATCGCGAAGTTGATGAGTGAAGCCGGATCACTGGAAGCGACCGGACGAAACGACAGCCGTAACCGCAGGCTGGCGGAGATTTATGCAACGGTCTTGAAGTCCGGTGCGAACGCGAAAGCATCTTCAGGGTTAAATAACACGAGTCAGTATGAGGCGGATAAGGCCCGTGCGGCTTTGCGTTCCCGTAATCTCAACGAAGCCGAGAAGCATATCTCAGCGATTGCAAAATACCACTCGAATTTTGCTGATCTTGATAGTCTGCAGCGCGAACTGGCGCAAGCGAAGAGCAAGGGGGCACAAATCAGTCAACTGTTGACTGAAGCGCAAAAATTGATTGATTTACGCTATGAAACACCCGGCGCCTTCGCAAATAATGCAGAGCCGCGCTCGCGCTTAAGCAATGCTTATCGAACAATAGACGAAGCGCGAAGAATGGATGCACGCAATCCCCAGGTCGATTTGACGTTAAAGCGGCTGGAAGAAAAATACACCGTGATTATTTCCATGCTGATGCGTGAAGATAAATTTGACGATGCTCAATCATTCATCAACGATACCCGTGGATACAATTGGAGCGGTGATCGTGCGGTGGATAATTTGTCGCAACAGTTAGTGATTTTAAAGGAAGAGGCGGCCAAACGTTCGGTCCCGAAAGCGCTGGGTGGATTCTAA
- a CDS encoding M48 family metallopeptidase — MQVKKLLPLVLASAFVSGCATDGSFDLNQAVSVGAGVAQAATLSEDEVKLTATKAAAQLDAESNVVPANNAYMQRLAKIVKGLEHYDGLALNFKVYQADSINAFAMADGTVRVHSALLDAMPDDQVLAVIGHEIGHVKLRHSFKQMREQLLTSSAFQAAASTSGYIASLTNSQLGQIAYKAVNAQFSQSDELESDEYAVRLLNALGKDPYAMKRAIETLQKNYGSGGGFLSSHPSNDARIERIVTAIKKNK; from the coding sequence ATGCAGGTAAAAAAATTACTTCCCCTGGTTCTGGCTTCGGCGTTTGTGTCTGGTTGCGCAACGGATGGCAGTTTTGATCTGAATCAGGCAGTAAGTGTTGGGGCCGGCGTGGCTCAGGCCGCGACCTTGAGTGAAGATGAAGTAAAATTGACGGCTACCAAAGCCGCAGCCCAGCTGGATGCCGAGAGTAACGTCGTGCCAGCGAACAACGCCTATATGCAGCGCTTGGCCAAAATTGTGAAGGGATTGGAGCATTACGATGGGTTGGCTCTGAATTTCAAGGTCTACCAAGCCGATAGCATTAATGCATTTGCCATGGCGGATGGTACGGTGCGGGTGCACTCAGCGCTGTTGGATGCCATGCCGGATGATCAGGTTCTGGCGGTTATCGGGCATGAAATTGGCCATGTTAAGTTACGACACAGCTTCAAGCAAATGCGCGAACAATTGTTAACCAGCTCGGCCTTTCAAGCCGCGGCTTCGACGAGTGGTTACATTGCCTCGTTAACCAATTCTCAATTAGGGCAAATCGCTTATAAAGCGGTCAATGCGCAATTTTCGCAATCCGATGAGTTGGAGTCGGATGAATATGCGGTTCGATTGCTGAACGCATTGGGCAAGGATCCTTATGCCATGAAGCGCGCGATCGAAACGCTTCAGAAAAACTATGGTTCAGGTGGTGGATTCCTGAGTTCTCACCCTTCTAACGATGCTCGTATCGAGCGAATTGTTACAGCAATCAAAAAGAATAAATAA